ACGATACATCATCCACAAGAAGTTGGGCTTAATCCAACTCATGCGATTGAGACTAAATTCACCACCAAAGTAGCCATGTTCAAGCGCAAAGTGAGCGATCGCCGGACGATATGCCTGATACACCACAACGGAGGTTTCATCATACTGAGCAATAATATGCCGTCCAGTTTTCGGTAAGCGGAGAATGCTAGTAGAGTAATTTTCTGCCCAAAGTTTCACGTTACTTCTCGCTTGCACAACTATGCTCTTTCCACGTCACTTATCCTTGCTACTCCACCAAAGCGATCACTTAAATTCACACTACAGCTTGTGTACTAGAAGTAGCTAGAGCATATCCAGAGAGAACTTCATTACTCAAAATTTTCGTGATGAATCTTTCAGTTTTTGTTCAGCCTGTAGTAGTACTTCTCTTATATGTATGCTGGCTTTTTGTAATTGTTGCTCAGCTTGCAACAGCATTTCTTGTGCTCGTAGTCTATCCCTTGGATCGAAAGCACTTTGCATAATTTCTGCCGTAATCTGCTGAATACGGTGGTAATTTTGTCTAGCCTGCTCCAGAATCTGCTGATTTTGCAATTCGTCTTGAGCACTTAAGGGATGTAGTTGACTGTTAAGACTTTCAGACTGCTGTACTTCATTTTGGGATCTAATATCTCTTGCCTCTTCAACAATTGCTGGTTCGCTAGGCAAGTTGAGGAAATTACCAGCCTCATCTAGAAATCTGTCGCCTGTGTACAGATAGAATGAGACGTTAGCTTTTACAATCATCTCTTGGATTAATTCAGGCCGTGGGCCAAGAACTTTCCCTTGACGCTTTAGCCACCAATCTTCTTTCTGATCATCTGTTACAAAGATTAAAGGTTTTTTTTGCTCCCTCGCATAATCAATTAACTGAAACCAAATAATTACATCGCCATAACATTCTGGTGGCTCCTTCTTGTTATTACCTTCAGCATCCATGTAACCTGGAGGGTGTTTCTCCTTAAAACGCCTTTCCGATTCTTTATAAAACTTTGATAGGTTTTCTTCTGAGTAGGGTTGGCCTACTCTACCTTCAAATAAATTTGTAAGCCCTTCTCGAAAATCGTCCTGCTCTAGCAAGTTGGGATAATTTGAGTATGAGTTGGCTAAATCTTTTTTGGCTCTTTTGTAAGCTCTCTCAATAGTCCTTACTAGCTGTCTGACATCAACAAAATCATTAAAAGAATGCCGCTTGCTATATTTCTCAAGTATTCCGTTAAATTTTGCAAGATGATCATCTAATGACTTCTGCAATTCACTATATGGTTTTAATTGCTGTGAAATTACGTTTAAGCGTTCCTCCTGATACTCATATGCAACTTGGTAAGGCAACCAAATCCGTTCCTGTAGTTTATCAAGGATGTCAAAAAGTCTTTCCCTGGCTTTAGGCGTGTAGCGGTAAACATGCAAAAGAATGTTGGTATCAAATGAGAAAATACAATTACTCCAGAGGCTATCAAATTCCTCCTTTGTAGGTCTGTAGTATCCTCGAAATAAATTCCGCATATAAAGATTTTAATGTTGAACTAAGCAATGCTCACTAGATTCCTAGCAAGCAATGCTTCATTTTAACCTCACTTATCCGATCGCACAGGTAGCGCCGTGTCTAGGATCTCCATCAGTAGATCCAGACGAGAAGGGCGTGTCAGGAGAGGTACCAGGTTGGGCAGACTGTAGTAGTCTCCTGCAAACGTGAACGTTTCCACAGGTAGTTGCTTCTGCTTGAGTTGCTGCTCCACATAGTTGTAGTGAGTTCCAACTCGGACAATCACCACATTGGGCATCACAGCAAACTCACGTTGGTAGCTTAGGTAAGCTTCTAGGAAGTAAGGAGCAGCATTCTCACCCTCATCTGTGACAATGATGATCTGGTCAACGATCTGACGCTTCTTCCGCATAGCCTCCAGCGCACAACCAATACTGGTGCTGCTACCTGCCTTGATGTGCTGGAAAGCTCGCTCCCAGGCGGTCAACTCCTTGCCCTGTGCAATTACAGGATAAGGCATGGTGTCGAAGGCATAGACAAACAGATCCGCCTCAGTGATGCCAGAGATCAGTGCTGCCAACTGCTTACCAAGCTCGATCGCGTTCTCCATCGAACCAGACTTGTCTACAAACAGAGCCGTGGGACGGGTAATCACACCGCGTCGCTTCACCTGCTCATTCGTCACCTTCTCCAACCGAGCCACGGTGTCTTCAGCGAAATCTGCTGCATCGGCTGCCACCTGTGCCTTAAATGCGGCAACTCGTGTGCCCTTAGCGGCTTCATCCAGCTTGGCATCAATCAACGCCTTCACCTCTGGGTGATCCATTGCCCCTCTCACCTTGAGCGACTTGAGGTTGTTGATCACTTCCTGGGGCGACATACTGTTGATTAGCGCCACCAGAACCGTAGGAGTCAGTTGCTTAACCGCACCGATCGCGATCGCATAGGGCAGATTAAACTCCACAATCAGCCGCGCCTGTTCTGCCGCACTAGTAGTCTTAGCAAGCTGCTTCAACACGTCCGCCAGCGAACCCACAGGAGGGCGATCGCGGAATAGAATGGCATTGGCCCGCTCACTCGGCTTGATGTGCAGCGACGCATACAGGTGCTTCATCGCCTTCCGACCCCGCAGAGCCGCGCGATCGAACTGAGCAGAATTACTTTCCCGCACCTTCAGATACCGCTGCACCGCAGTCCGAGCAGAACGAGGCAGCTTATTCCGGTGCTGCTTCATGAAGTCCACCACCCGCGCCACTTGGTAAGGAGGAAACTCTTGCAGCATGATGAATCCCGCATCTCGGTGTTCAGTCAAATCGCTGGTCAGCAGATGCGCGACAAACACTTCTTTGTGGTCCCGCACATCTCCATTACGCTGATACCAAACTGCCAGATGCCCGTAAAAAATAGGGTCAAGTTCAACAAATAATTGGTGGATCTCTGCCACTTGCTCCAGCTTGCGGTGAGGAGTGGTGAGCAAGCTGTTGAGCATCTCCAGCCGCAGATCCCGTTCATCGTTGTTCATGGTCGTATCCTCCTTGTAAATCATCAGGAGGCGATCGCCGCAAAGGATAACCGCGCAAGTCGGAAGAACAAAGTTCACAGTACTTGTTGATGAATCAAGTGTGTAAGTTCTTCGCGTCAGGGCGCAGCGATCGCGTTAAAGAGAGAAAATTCTGATCAAATTGAGCAAACAATTACCGCGCAAGTTGCAGAAGCTAGGTCAGGGCTGATTGTAGATGCTAAATACCAAGAACCTTCTCAGTACTTAGCGCTCAATTCTCAACACTGTTTTTGCCTGCTATCGGTCTCAGGCTTGCAGCGTATCCCTCCAGATACGCACCTAGGTTTGGTGGAGAGTATGTAAGCTTCTGCGATCGGGGCGCGGCAATGATTGCCCAAGCAAATGTCATAGTTATGCTATTAGTAGCCAGGCAAATGACTACTAATAGCATGGATTGAGTTGAACTAAAGGAGACTAGGCAATGATGTGAGAAACCACACCTGCACCCACAGTTCGGCTACCCTCACGAATGGCGAATCGCATCCCTTGCTCAATCGCGATCGCTTCTTTGAGTTCTACTGCCATCTTGACGCGATCGCCTGGCATCACCATTTCCAGTGAGCTACCATCACCGTTGATAATGGCACTAATGGTTCCAGTCACATCGGTCGTGCGGACAAAGAACTGCGGCTTGTATCCAGGGAAGAAGGGCTTATGACGACCTCCTTCTTGCTTCTTGAGCACATAGACCTCGGACTCAAAGCGAGTATGAGGCGTAATCGAACTGGGTGCTGCCAACACCATGCCCCGCTCAATCTCATCCTTTTGGATACCTCGTAGCAGGACACCTACATTGAGACCCGCAACCCCTTCTTTGAGAGACTTTTGAAACATCTCAATGTCAGTGACAATTGCATCGCGAGTTGGTTTAATCCCTACGATTTGAATTTTATCGTTAGGGCGCACACGACCGCGCTCAATCTTGCCCGTTGCTACAGTTCCCCGACCCATAATGGAGAAGACATCTTCGACTGCCATCAAGAAAGGCTGTTCAGTGAGACGCTCTGGTGTGGGAATGTAGGTATCAACAGCATCCATCAAGGCATAGATG
This is a stretch of genomic DNA from Trichocoleus sp. FACHB-46. It encodes these proteins:
- the tuf gene encoding elongation factor Tu, producing the protein MTRATFELTKPHINIGTIGHVDHGKTTLTAAITATLAALGQAKLKAYNEIDAAPEEQQRGITINTAHVEYETEQRHYTHIDCPGHADYVKNMITGAAQMDGAILLVSAADGSMPQTREHILLARQVGVPYMVVFMNKKDMVEDSEILELVELEVRELLTNYGFPGDEIPVIAGSALRALEAMTANPKLQRGENPWVDGIYALMDAVDTYIPTPERLTEQPFLMAVEDVFSIMGRGTVATGKIERGRVRPNDKIQIVGIKPTRDAIVTDIEMFQKSLKEGVAGLNVGVLLRGIQKDEIERGMVLAAPSSITPHTRFESEVYVLKKQEGGRHKPFFPGYKPQFFVRTTDVTGTISAIINGDGSSLEMVMPGDRVKMAVELKEAIAIEQGMRFAIREGSRTVGAGVVSHIIA
- a CDS encoding VWA domain-containing protein — its product is MNNDERDLRLEMLNSLLTTPHRKLEQVAEIHQLFVELDPIFYGHLAVWYQRNGDVRDHKEVFVAHLLTSDLTEHRDAGFIMLQEFPPYQVARVVDFMKQHRNKLPRSARTAVQRYLKVRESNSAQFDRAALRGRKAMKHLYASLHIKPSERANAILFRDRPPVGSLADVLKQLAKTTSAAEQARLIVEFNLPYAIAIGAVKQLTPTVLVALINSMSPQEVINNLKSLKVRGAMDHPEVKALIDAKLDEAAKGTRVAAFKAQVAADAADFAEDTVARLEKVTNEQVKRRGVITRPTALFVDKSGSMENAIELGKQLAALISGITEADLFVYAFDTMPYPVIAQGKELTAWERAFQHIKAGSSTSIGCALEAMRKKRQIVDQIIIVTDEGENAAPYFLEAYLSYQREFAVMPNVVIVRVGTHYNYVEQQLKQKQLPVETFTFAGDYYSLPNLVPLLTRPSRLDLLMEILDTALPVRSDK
- a CDS encoding PIN domain-containing protein, with the protein product MRNLFRGYYRPTKEEFDSLWSNCIFSFDTNILLHVYRYTPKARERLFDILDKLQERIWLPYQVAYEYQEERLNVISQQLKPYSELQKSLDDHLAKFNGILEKYSKRHSFNDFVDVRQLVRTIERAYKRAKKDLANSYSNYPNLLEQDDFREGLTNLFEGRVGQPYSEENLSKFYKESERRFKEKHPPGYMDAEGNNKKEPPECYGDVIIWFQLIDYAREQKKPLIFVTDDQKEDWWLKRQGKVLGPRPELIQEMIVKANVSFYLYTGDRFLDEAGNFLNLPSEPAIVEEARDIRSQNEVQQSESLNSQLHPLSAQDELQNQQILEQARQNYHRIQQITAEIMQSAFDPRDRLRAQEMLLQAEQQLQKASIHIREVLLQAEQKLKDSSRKF